The sequence GCTTTTTACTACCTGATTCTGGAGTTACGGGTTCTGGACTTTATGAGTTTTCCCAGCAGCAGAGACCTACGTGATCTTGACCATGCTACATGCTGCAAACTGCCTACAGAGCAGCTCCCATCTCATTCCGACGAGCAAGGCTATACATAACTAATTTGTAAAACTTGTTTGCGCCCAACTTTCCTTGGCTAGTGGTAGCCACTAAATTTCCACGATGCCCACAATCTGTCCACTCTTCTCCTGGGCGCTGCAGTGTGAAGTCGTCGCAGTTTTGAAATATTtgtgatttatttttttcgtcTAGCATTGTATGTAAATGTTGGGATTTATATGCGCACACTAAAATTTGCcattgttaattttttttggaaatgaGGCAAACACCTTCCGCAGATTGCCAACTTgcttaataataatacaaaaaggCCACCGTTAGTTCGAAAGGCAGGCCAAAATAGCCCATCAATAATTGCAATTCCGGTCGTAAAGATAAAGAATCGTGGGGAAATGTGCTGCGCAGTATTCTAACGAAATATACATAAATTCACAATCTTTATAGGCACTATAACTAAACCCCAGCCAAATTCCTGAAAGGCAGTTGCATAAATAAAACTTACAAATTTCCTGTTATAAGTTAAATGTTTGAGtgttaataaagaaaaaattgttaaaatcgtaaactaaagaattcgcgttaAAGCAACGAAACAATGTTCGTACAGCAAAATGCCAGTTTTTAACAGTGCAACGCGAAGTAAACCCAATCAACAAGAATCTGCAGAGGCACATTATCCCATCAGAAAGCTGGAGGCCCTGCCCATAATAGTGGAGCATGAGGCGGATGATTATGGGCAAACCTTCGAGAATGGCAGCCAGCTTAATAGCACCTTTACTCGTGATGTGGATGGAGAAACCTCGCTGATCTTGAGCAAGTCGAGCAGTTCCCTGTGCTCCAATGCTTCGGATGATTCCCTGAATACTACCACTCTGATCACCTGCAAGCCTTCCAACTCGAGCAAACACTTTGAGAACACCTACAAGCTGCTGGGTCAGCACTTGGATACCAATTGCCAGCGATCGGCGGATAAATTGCAGCAGCTAAATGAATCTGGCAGTGATTTCGACTTCGACAGCATATCCTCCAGCTGTTCCTCGATGTCGGCGATTGTCAACGGGATAGAACCGCCGCCCACGCGTCTGGAACTCGAACTGGAGGCGGTGGATCGGATGCGGTGCATTGTGCAGCAGATGAAGTCAGGGCCAAAGTCCATGGATGCACCGCAACTGCTGGGCGGTTCGGCTCCTCTTTTGGCCCTGCTTCACGATTTCGCCTCCAAGGGACAGCGAAAGGCGGGCGAGATGATGGGCGGCAGTGTTCCTGGTACTCCGGTCCCAAGTCCAATCACCGGTCCCCTGGAGGCACCGCACTTCGAGTTGCCCCCGGAGCTACTGCAGGCAGCCAGCAGCTGGGAACTCATGTACTACGCCTCCAAGAATGTCGATGGCAAGAACTGCCTGAAGGTGGTGCGCAGTCTGCTGACGAACAAGGGTAAGAATGAGGTCTTGACTAGATCATGTCATATTGGATTGGGTTGGGTCCTTCACTGATAAATAAATCGGATTTAGTATGTGtattataaacaaaagtatccaaatatttattagaaaacattttaaattgattGATTTAGTTGGAAAATACTTTTATAATCGTATTTATTATGGTAGgtgaaaaaatacaaaaacattCTATAGAAAAcgctttaaaattattaatttagtTGGAAAATACTTTGGAAAAAGGGTGGAAAATGTTGGATAAGATGACCGTCTTGTTTATTTGGGCATTTaaccatttttttaattaataaaatgttctaattaatgaaaaaaatcaaaaaatatttgaaatcgATTTTCATCAAtgcgaaaatatttaaattgaaacATGAAATTTATGAAGCTAGTTATTATAATCAAAATCTTCGATTTAAATTGTCAATCGGTCTTCACTGTTGCAATACGTTTATGTAACATCAATAAAACTATAATCCATTACTCTTAATTGCAAAAGAGATAAAAAAGATCTCTAGTGGATAATTCAGTGAAAATATGAGTTAAAGTGCTTAAAATTCAATTGAAAGTGTGCCTTATACATAGGTAATTGATTACTATTTGCTAGTATTGTTTTATTAGAAATCATAATAAACTTTTTAtctgaataaaaattgtagtCTTATCATGTTTATCATGTTTATCTTAAGGTCATCGCTTTAAACTCTTAGCAATGATATCAATAAAGCATTATCAATGTACTTACAGCTAAACATGGTATTAAAGAGATAGCCATTGTTATTAAAGCGTTTTGGCTTTATGGCCTTATATTTCTGTACTTTCCTTACCTTTCGCCGAAGTGCAGGCCTTATTTTGGGCTTATCTTATCGAAAGGCCTTTATATTTTTCCAATTAATGAGTGCTGTTTCCCTGCCTATTTGAGTTCTTTTGTTATGGACGACGTGGGGGCAAACACGACAGCCATTTTTACACATATAGGCTTGAGCAAATtctttttttacttatttattttcttctaTTTTCACTTGGCGTTATTTAGACTTTGTATTTGTTTTCGATACCATATACTATATTGATCGTGCCGACTTGTTATTAGAGCCCTGACTGCCATGTTGATATTTGCACAACTTATGATGGCTTTTTGTACCCGCCTATAATCGTCTATAGACGATTTTAGCAGGTTCATTAGGAAAAAAAACTATTAAGTTTGAGGGACGTACGGGAAGAATGCGAAAAGCACATGATCTCATCTTGTGCCTGGGTTTCGGGTACTTTATTGCTAGGGCCGCCACTTATCTACGCAAGTTtgtattaattatattttttgaatgtAGAGAGTAGCTTTCGTTCTGCGCTTATCATTTGTTTGCCAGACACACACTATCTTGGCCAATTGATTGCGGAAAAAGCTCTAGTCATTTATTGCCATTAATGCAGGCACAACCACATGACATTATTGTCTTGAAATCATCACTGAAGTTCTATTAGCGTAAAGCTGCCAAAAACCCATTAAGAAACGTTTTATGACTTGCACGTAATACAGTTTCTCTGGATCTTAAAAAGTCACCGAGAAGTATTATAAACTACTGATGCCCTTATAAGAAATTTAATGTACGAAAATGAATCACGATTCCAAAAGTAAAGGTTGATATGTTATCAATTGAAATaaagataatttaaaataGTTACAGGTagtattttaaatttcattaTACGGATATTAGTACTATTTTAGGGATACAAGTACTTAACAGTTTGCATATATTAATCATTATTTTATAGTGCATATAAAATAATCTGATAACAGATCATGTTTCCAAAAGTAAAGCTTGAtttgttattaatttaaataataaataataacaacaatacTTTATATTACATTATAAGAAAAATAGTACTATTAACGGGTtacatatattatttattattttataggGTATATAAAATAATCTAGTAACAACAGACGTACATATGGTAATgagttttcttaaaatttttatgaCCGACTGGCATGTGTTGTAAATCTTTGAGTGGGCCATTAGTTGGTTCACAAACTCTCTAACTAGATGCTTAATTTTTAGAGCGCTACCTATCGCTGATCCTATCGCATTTCATTCTGTGCCAAAGCATTTTGTAATTCGTGGAATTTCGTCTGCGAGGTACGCGGAAAATTACCCGTGTAGTTTTTCGCGCCCTAACCATGAATGGGATTAGGATTATCCGGAAAATGGTTCCGGTTTTAGTTGGAGTTTTCTGGTGTCTTGCTGTTTACCTGCGAAATAGTAAATATGATATATTGCGAGTAAAAACAAACAATTGGCAAACGGCTTCGCCTTCGTTTATCCGCTTCATTTGCATCCAAAGTTTCGAGTGTCACCTGAGTAGTAATGTCTTCATATTTTACAGGGtatacattaaaaaatatttttttctaattatttTATAAGACGTATAATTATTTgtgtaaattttatttttgttcaaTTTTATATTCCTTATTGAAGGAACCATAAAGAGTCCtaattaagaaaaaaatagTGAAACTGAGGACACGCTTTTCCTAACACTGCCAAAATGTTTCTCGTTCTTATAAGCTACagcatacatttttaaaataaattaaaattgtttttgtaatgtctatttttaaaatgtttgaagGTAATTTAGAACTTCAAAACTATATAAATAGTGAATATTTTATGAGTACTGTTACACAGTATCAAATAGACGACCCCCTTACAGCACTCACCTTTACCTTTTATTGGGCTGGCAATGCTgtccctctctctctcgctctcttttACTTGCTCTCCCCAATGTGGATTTCATGGTGGTGGATGAGTGGACTCCAATTCCTATACAACAAACGAATTTCATTCACTCTTGGCTTCCACGCCTCGCGTTTTGTCATTCTCTCGAGTATCTGCAATCTGTAAATTACACAATTTGTGCAAAATTCAAACGGCAAAGTGAAGAAAATTGTGCCAAACAATTTGCCAAAGTCAAGGAGTCGGGATCCCAAATAGTTCGTATGCAGTTAAAGATGAAGTGAGCAATTCGAAACgtttgcaaaatgcaaaaagaataaaagaaaaaacaacACGCAAAAGGCGTAAGAAGAAGAAACTGtatttgtgtgtgtgtctgtacCGTCACGAGTTTGGAGCGCAGTTTTTCGTCTTCTTCTTGCCATCTAGATTTGAAGTTTTCGCGTTATATAGTTTTTGTTGATTTCTTTTCATTGTGTGTGGTTAATGTCTCTAACCTTTGGACTTTTGAACTGCCATTATATTGTTGTACATATATTGCAAAGTGAAGTGAAGTGAAACGCAGAAATCTTTGGAAACATGTGAGTTTTTCGAGTTGTGTTTTAGCATAGCAATTTCCCTTTTAGAATTCCCAGCTGTGGCTGTAAATATTGCCATTTCCAATTCCCTTTCACTGGAAATGCTGCCTGGGAAAACGCCTTTTACTTTAAGTGATGCtgcagttgttgttgtcgtttctattgttgttgctgctgcctgCGCTGCCGGTCCTCCTCAGTCGACGCCGACGTCTCAGCTGTCATTTGAGTGTGAGCGTTTGGCCGAGCAAGAAGTTCCACTTCCAGTTTCCAAGCTGCGCTCATgggctaaaaataaaaataaaaacaaaaaccgaaaAGATAACATTGAGCAGTCAAGCGaggttttatatatatatatatatatatatatatataaacggTTTTTTTTGACTAAGCGAAATCTTTGAAATAAATTAACGAGCGCCAAGTGATTTTGCGCATGCTCCGCGTTCTGTGGGTGGTAAAAAAAAGAGAGCAAAAAACGTGAGAGAGGAGAGAGGGCCACCACGATGACAGTTATTCATTTTCTCTTGTGACTCTGGACAATTCGCATTAATTTAGCAATTAGTTTTAATGTTTACATTCACCGACCATCAAGGCAAttgaaaaacacaaaaaaacaacaaaatcatgtGACGACCTCCCAAAAAGAAGGGGTAGAAATACACagagaaacaaaaaaaaacgaaaacgaaaacaCCCCAAACAAACCAAAAGTGCCTAGACGACAGACGGAATTTgtaaaatgctttaaaaattaCATAATACAAATCGAAGAGGAAATAGCTCAAGCCaaagcaatttaaatttaaatgtaattcaAGAATGCCGAGTGACTAAGAAAAGAATTTGCCATAGAAAAAAAGGAAGGAAGAGAAGACAACAAAGGCAAGATGACGCACGTAAACAATGGGGAAAAGGAAAAGGAGATGGAAGTGGAAGTGGAGCCAgtgagagagcgagagagggagagggagactGCTGCCGGCAGCGGGGTCCATCATCGATTTTTAGCCAGTGCATCAGAGCGAGACGGCAATAGGGATTATGCATTGGAAGCTGCAGCGGCTTCTACTTCTTCTGCTGTTGcaccaacaacaaccacaacgaTAACCACCAACTTGGAAGACTTGGCCTTTGAGGCATGCCAAAATTGGTCGGAGTTGCACCAAGACTTCTTCATCACGGACGATGAACTTGAGTACGATGACGAACTCCTCTCGTtggggagcagcagcagcattgGCAACATTTGCCACATTGCAGCAGCGGCAACTGCAGCAGAGGGTTTGATAACGGGAGAGCAACAGAACGAGCAGCTGCTAATGGAAGGtgcttaaaaatgttaactgttAAATCGACAAGTCCAGTCCTTGGAGCCTATGGAGCATTTTCCAACACTATCTTAAAGTCAAATCCTGACAGTTACTCTAaactatataaaaaaaattatactaCATTTCATACActgtaaaatgtttaaatagcTGGTACTTATAGAAAGCAAtataattttcataaattttccGGTTTTAAATTGGAAAAAACTTAGAAATCTTgtatttaaaagattttagaAAGTTTCCATGAGGTATTTTGTGCTCCTACTAAGAAATACTTATTTTGGGCACCAGTGGGTTTGAACACTTAATACCTTACATTTCATATCAGTACTATTCTAAATTGTTAagttaaaacttttaaatCGACGAATTTAGTTCTTAAACCGTTCTCCTTTTGAAACACAGTCAAACTGAACCTGCCAAACAAATtcaagttttgtttttgttacGAAAATTAATCAAATTACATACTTTTCCACATTTATAACATCAACTAAGCTGCGTTAAGACTTACACAAATATTTGcttttcatatattttatagTTCTATGCGGCAACCGCGTTAGCCAGATGACTCGGGCGTACGATGACATTGAGGCCGTGACGCGACTGCTGGAGGAGAAGGAGAAGGACCTGGAGCTGACTGTGCAGATCGGAAAGGAGCTGCTCACCCAGAACAATGCCCTCGAGGCCCGGGTCGCTGATTTGGAGACCGATCTCAAGGCCTCCAACGACGATCGCGCCCAGCTTGTCCACGAACTGCACAAGAAGAACGAGCTTATCTCGGTGCTTACCAACGATGCAGACGATGGCACAGATACTGGTgagttatttttttaatttaagatgATATCAACCTAAGTGCTAAGAATGTATTGTAGGTTTTAGATTGGTTTCCTTACTTTCTAATAGGCAGATAGCTGTTAGCATATTAGTGCTAACCATtgtttaatttgtattttcaCAGACACTCCCACCATGTCGAAGTCCATAACCCTGGACCTGCTGCAGCGCAAGGTAAACACTCTGATCGACGAGAATAAGTCACTCAAGTGCGAGGCCACCCAATTGGCCCACCAGACGGAcgaggtggaggagcatgagcGCCAGCTGATGGCCGATATCAGTGCCCAGTTGAACGATGCCAATTCGCAGTACGACAACCTCAGTCTGGAGTTGGAGCGGCAACGGGAGGAGAACCGACTGCAGCACGAGCAGATCGTGAGCCTGACAGCTCGCCTGGCGGAGGCGGAGATGCGGCTGCACCAACTGACGCAAGACAACGACGAGCACCTGTCCCTGCTGCACGTGACCAAGGAGAACCAAAATGCCTTGGCTCTGGAGCTGGTGGAGTTCAAACAACGCTACGAAGAGGTGCTCGCCCTGCTGCACTCGGCCCAGGATCAGCTTAAGCAGCAGCGTAAGCGGTCTCAACCGATGGCTAGAAGCTCCTTCCTCGGTGGCCTGGGCACAAGTGGTGCAGGCGTTGGAGGTGGTCTCTTCCAGCCGGATTCGCTGCACTTCGAGCTGATGGAGTCGTCGCAGTACTCAGAGAATAGCCTGGACTCTGGCATATCCGGCGACAGCCAACGATCTGCGGACCGCATTAATCGCATGATGATGAACATGCCGTCCGGCGGCATGAGTACATCGGCCATGGGCGGCAGCATCTACGCAGGAGCTGGCAACGTGCCTCCGTACAAGCGGGTGTTCGACACGGTGCGATGTGCCGGCAAGAGCGGCAACTACATGGACAGCGGCAACGTGTCGATGACCCAACTGGGCGCCATGTCGATGAGCAGCACCTCGGGGCCGCGCATGGCTTCGATGGCGTATCCAGCGGGCTCATACTATCGTGGCGGTAGCAGTCAATCGCTGGGCGTTAAAACTCTGTCCAGCGAGAGTCTCAACTCCCAGTCAGATGACGGTTATCCAGCCCAGCCCTCTGGTGTGCCAGGAGCGCCCGGCGCCAAGGAGCTGGAGGCGGCACTCAAGAGGCTGACGCCGGCGGAGGTATTGGCCCGCCGTGCTATGCTGTCTTATGCGCCGGCTGGAACCTATAACTATGATGAACCCATGACTCATGGAGCAGGAAAAGACCGCAACTCTGACCTCCCATTGGGTGTGCGCACGCCGGACAGTATCATGTCCACCGGCTCCTCTGGAATGTCGGGCTCTACGAATCACATGTCCGCCTCGATGACGCACCAATGGCGCTTGCCCGAGAAACTGCAGATCATCAAACCGATGGAGGGATCACAGACGTTGCACCATTGGTCGCGtctggccacgcccacactcAGTGGACTGCTGGACGAGCGTCCCGGCGTTACGATTCGCGGTGGACGTGGGCTAGACGACCTCGGCATGCAGATCTACACGCTCTCGGACGTCGAGGAGGACGTTAGCGATGAGCTGCCCGGCAAACAGTTCGAAGCGCCGGGCTGCACGTTCACCTACACCAACAGCATGGTTATGCATCCGGACGATGGCTTTGTTAACGATCTGTCGTTCCTGTCGCAGTCGCAGATGTCCTCGCGAATGGCCTCCACATCGACATCGAGACAACCCAGGTAATTGACAAATATATTCTTATATATATTCTATCTGACAGATTACGCAACCATTTTCCTTGTCACAAAGTTTTTCGACTATATTGTGGACATTCCTGGAACTAGTTTAACACATTCAAAAGTAatcttttgataaaaataCTTTACGAATTTAACTTCATTCCTTTTCTTTTTGCTTTCAATTACttgctttttaaaatttgttgaatcacaatttaataatactttgTTTTCTGCCCCTTTAGTTGTCCCGCCACGCCCCGCGCTGGACTCTCGCGCAAAAACTCCTGCTCCACATTTTCGGTGAACCTCGGACTCGCCGGGATGCTGAATGAGAGGGGTATCAAGGCGGTTACGCCCAGTGCCCTCAACACGCCCGCCGGTCCAAACTTCTCGCCCACGGTGACGCCATGCAACAGCCCGGAGGGATCGCCTCCTCGCGCCCAGTCGCCTGAGCCGCTCTTTGGACTGCTCTCGTCGGGTGCGGATCTAATTCGTCGTAAGATCGTCGGCGatcagcaccagcagcagcaacataagCAACGGAGCAGCCTCAgcaagcagcagcagcaaaagaTCATGCTGTCGCACCTGGAGAGACGGGCACTGCGATCGTTGAACCTAATCGAGAAGGtggagagcattggactggaGAATATAATAAGCGCACAGAGAGGCCTTGGCTCGGGTATTGCGAACCGCAGTAGTTCGCCGCTGAGCAGTGGCAGCCTGCAGAGTCTGCACACCAGCACCAACAGCATTGTGGACGACATACACTTTGATCGGGCTCAAATCAAGGGTGTGCTGCATCGAGGCTTAAAGTCGCCCACGCCCGCTGGAGCATCAACTTCGGCAGCAGCCGCCGTAGCTTTGTCGAcgagcagcagcaccagcgcTTACAACAGCGATGATAGCGACGACCAGGGtttagtgatgaaaagcaaGCCATCAAAGGGCGCGACACCCAAAACCACAACAGCAGCACaacaaagtcagccaacttCTGGATCGAGTGCACCGACGACGACAACGTCCAACGGCACGGCCAGCGAAACGCGGTTGAAGCAGATGCAGCGCCAGAAATCGCGGAGGCAGCTGAAGAACGGCATGGCCAGCCAGAGACCCGATCTGGGCACAATTTCTGGAGGCGGCGGTCGGGTGCGCCCCGATCTGGGAAAAGTTGCCgacagcggcagcagcaagCTGAGCACCAAGCGACATGAGGCAAAGGcagcggaggaggaggaggcggcaCCACAGAGCATCACACAGGCGTTTGTGGGTTCAGTTAGTTCCTTGCTTTTCGGCCGCAAGGGCGGTTGGCTGTAAAGCAGATAGCCAATCATTCACAATCTTATTCTAACGCTTGCTGGACTATAGTTTACTTTTAAAGGAATGAAAGGATGCCTTTTGCgagttaaataatatttttttaagcacAACGCGGGAACGAGTTGATTGACGAAACGCAATGTAATCGTGGGAACGTTCAgtttcatttttttgtttaatgcCCCGCATAATGCCTGTCAGCGCCACCTTAAGCAACACTGGAAGAAGGTTTTAGTGTTTGTAGCTGTGATTTGTAAATACATATAGagaaatgtttaaatttaGTAGTTATTAATCGAGTACTTcgcatattattattattttgcttCAACTGACGGCGGCAATTTAAGAACCAAACGATGGCCAGTTCGTTGAACACCGAGTTCCAAAGCAGCTATTTTTAGTTTAAACTACATTTTGccaattttgtatttatttttcctGTGTTTATTACCACGTAAACGAAAACGAAACCAtgtatacatttattttttatgatttccCTGTGTATAGGGTCAAAGCTGGTGCAAAGTTGTATATAGAAAGAACAAACATAAGAGAGAGATCAATCTGTAACTTGAATGTGGTTAAGTAAGGaggtacatatatatatatttttttacacGCGTATATAGTTTGCGTTTTTTGCTTTCCACACAAGAGACGTGCTCCGTAGACCCTCCCAATACTGTATCACAAAGATCATAACTCAAAATGCTATTGCTTTGACTTAATTCTTATTTCGGTGCTTGGCGCACTACCAAACGAAAATACATAAACTATAGCGAGAAACGATTATTTTTCTAGTCCTATCCTGGGTCGGTGCTCCCTTGGCTATGCGGGAACTGTGAGCATAGCTTCAAGGCAGAGCGCCCACAACTCGAAACACAAGAACTTAAGATCACTGAACAAATGTTTGAAATTATGCGTATTAATAGAATCGTTTATGAGAAACGGCATCCAAGAACCAGTAATACGATGGCTGTTTATTAGCAAAGCACACTGATGgccaatcaagcagtagcATAACACGGACACATGTTATCCAAACACTTGCGAACACCACTCTAGCTCGCAGTCATAGTCTATTAACAGGATTCTCAAAATCTGAAGTGTAAAATTGAAGACACATACTTTTGTTATTTGACTTTGAACGgttttaatttaaagaacGAAAATATCATGGATTAAGCAAATATCGATTAAGATCAAGAAGTAACATATGTTAATTGGAGTTGTACGCGTTTTTCGAGGATTTGTGTTTAATAGCATTTCAACTGAGGAGTTGGCATTACAAGCTAATCGAGTGCGTGCCCAAAAACGtaaattatacaaaaatttGGAATACAGAACAGATTGTAAAAGTTATTAGTTTTAATTaccaatatatttatttatatctgCAAATAAAGAGAACATCGTTAAATACAAATCGAACTTAAGAGTTTTCTTTGGCATTGGGATACTAAGTCTGAGTATGCGAATTCAG is a genomic window of Drosophila suzukii chromosome 2L, CBGP_Dsuzu_IsoJpt1.0, whole genome shotgun sequence containing:
- the milt gene encoding trafficking kinesin-binding protein milt isoform X4, translating into MTRAYDDIEAVTRLLEEKEKDLELTVQIGKELLTQNNALEARVADLETDLKASNDDRAQLVHELHKKNELISVLTNDADDGTDTDTPTMSKSITLDLLQRKVNTLIDENKSLKCEATQLAHQTDEVEEHERQLMADISAQLNDANSQYDNLSLELERQREENRLQHEQIVSLTARLAEAEMRLHQLTQDNDEHLSLLHVTKENQNALALELVEFKQRYEEVLALLHSAQDQLKQQRKRSQPMARSSFLGGLGTSGAGVGGGLFQPDSLHFELMESSQYSENSLDSGISGDSQRSADRINRMMMNMPSGGMSTSAMGGSIYAGAGNVPPYKRVFDTVRCAGKSGNYMDSGNVSMTQLGAMSMSSTSGPRMASMAYPAGSYYRGGSSQSLGVKTLSSESLNSQSDDGYPAQPSGVPGAPGAKELEAALKRLTPAEVLARRAMLSYAPAGTYNYDEPMTHGAGKDRNSDLPLGVRTPDSIMSTGSSGMSGSTNHMSASMTHQWRLPEKLQIIKPMEGSQTLHHWSRLATPTLSGLLDERPGVTIRGGRGLDDLGMQIYTLSDVEEDVSDELPGKQFEAPGCTFTYTNSMVMHPDDGFVNDLSFLSQSQMSSRMASTSTSRQPSCPATPRAGLSRKNSCSTFSVNLGLAGMLNERGIKAVTPSALNTPAGPNFSPTVTPCNSPEGSPPRAQSPEPLFGLLSSGADLIRRKIVGDQHQQQQHKQRSSLSKQQQQKIMLSHLERRALRSLNLIEKVESIGLENIISAQRGLGSGIANRSSSPLSSGSLQSLHTSTNSIVDDIHFDRAQIKGVLHRGLKSPTPAGASTSAAAAVALSTSSSTSAYNSDDSDDQGLVMKSKPSKGATPKTTTAAQQSQPTSGSSAPTTTTSNGTASETRLKQMQRQKSRRQLKNGMASQRPDLGTISGGGGRVRPDLGKVADSGSSKLSTKRHEAKAAEEEEAAPQSITQAFVGSVSSLLFGRKGGWL